DNA from Granulicella arctica:
ACTCGACGCTAGGCACCCTCGTAAAGCGCGGCCTAGTGGCGATTGAAGAGGTTCCTGAAGCCTTCCACATGGGCGGAATCGGCCAGCATCCCAGCAAGAAACACGCCCACGAGCACGCCCTCAACGAGGCCCAGATGGAGGCCCTCTCGACCATCGCCGCTGCCATGGCCAAGGGGGGCTTCCAGCCGCACCTCCTCTACGGTGTCACCGGTTCCGGCAAGACCACCGTGTACTTTGCCGCCATGCAGCGAGCTCTAGACGCAGGCCACTCCGCACTCCTGCTCGTCCCCGAGATCGGCCTCACCCCAGCCATGACCGGCCAACTTGTCGCAGCCTTCGGTGCTGAGGTCGCTCTGCTCCACTCGCAGCTCACTCCGGACGAGCGCGCCGAGCAGTGGCACCGCATCCGTCGCGGCGAAGCCCGTATCGTCGTCGGCACGCGCTCTGCCGTCTTCGCACCACTCGTCAAACTCGGCCTCATCATCGTCGATGAAGAGCACGACTCCAGCTACAAGCAGGAGGAGACGCCGCGTTACCACGGCCGCGACGTTGCCGTCATGCGCGCGAAGTTCAACGACGCCACCATCGTCCTCGGCTCCGCCACGCCCTCGCTCGAAAGCTGGTCTAATTCTGAAAAAGGCCGCTACCGGCGCGTTGAGATGCTCACCCGCGTCATGAATCGCCCCCTCCCGGAGGTCGAACTCGTCGACATGCGCGCCGAATTCCAGGCCACCGGCCAGGAGAACCTCTTCTGCCGCCGCCTCATCGAGGAGACCCAGGCCACCCTCGACCGCGGCGAGCAAGCCATCATCCTGCTCAACCGCCGTGGCTACTCCTTCGTCGTCATGTGCCGCTCCTGTGGCGAAAAGATCGAGTGCGAAAACTGCGCCATCTCGATGACCTTCCACAAGCCCGCCACCCGCACCGATCTGCACGCCCATCCCGGCGAGCGGCTCGAATGCCACTACTGCGGCTTCCGCCGGTCCGTCCCCAAGCTCTGCCCCAAGTGCAACAGCGAGCATCTCTACTACCTCGGCGCCGGCTCCCAGCAAGGCGAAGAGCGTCTCCAGGAGATCTTTCCCAACGCCCGCATCGGCCGCATGGATCGCGACACCGTCCGCGGTCGCAGCGACATGGAGCGCCTCCTCACCCGCCTCCACGCGGGCGAGATCAACCTCCTCGTCGGCACGCAGATGATCGCCAAGGGGCACGACATCCACGGCGTCACACTGGTCGGCGTCGTCGGTGCCGATCATGCCCTCGGCCTCCCCGACTTCCGCGCCGCCGAGCGCGTCTTCCAGCTCCTCACCCAGGTATCAGGCCGAGCCGGACGCGGCGATCTCCCCGGCAAGGTCCTCGTCCAGACTTACCATCCCGACCATTACGCCATCCAGTTTGCCGCGAAGCACGACTATCCCGCCTTCGTCGCGAAAGAGATGCAGTACCGCCGCTGGATGCACTATCCACCCTTCTCCGTCCTTGCCAACGTCCTCATTCAGAGCGACAAACTCGAGGAAGCGACTGGATGGTCCGCCACCCTCGGCGGCTGGTTTCAAAAGACCAGCTTCGACAAGGTCCGCATCCTCGGCCCCGCCGCCGCGCCCATCGTGCGTCTCAAGCGCATCTACCGCTATCACTTCGTCCTGAAGGCCGAAAAGCGTCAGACGCTCGGCGAGGTTCTCCGCCGCATGCTCGCCTTCGCCGACGCTCAGGGCATTCCACGTCGCAGCATCCTCGTCGATGTGGATGCGGTTCACCTGATGTAAAGAAAAACAAGCAAAAAATGGGATTTAAAACTTACAGTAAGGGTTTGTTAGTCCAGTAGATGCAGCTCTTTGCCTGGCTTGAACCGCACCGCTTTACCCGGCGCGATCGTTACCTCGGCGCCTGTGCGGGGGTTGCGGCCGATGCCTGTCTTCCTTGGCTTCACGGTAAACACGCCAAAGCCGCGCAGTTCGATTCGGTCGCCAGCGATGAGGCTCTGCTTCATCGTGTCGAAGATGGCGTCAACCGCCGCCTCGGCCTTGGTCTTCGGCAGGCCGGTACGGTCCACAACCCGTTGAATGAGATCCTGCTTGATCAAGTGACGAGCCTTTCTGCTTTACTATTTAAAGATACATCTGTCGGCAGCACAGAATGCAGTGATCTTAGAAATACTCTGGGCGAATGTCAACGAAACGTCTGCAACTCGTTTCATTGTCAATACATTAGGAATCATCAAAGGTAGCGGGAGTCGAATGGCCATCAAGAGCGATCGTTGGATTCGTCAACAGGCAACAGAGCACGGAATGATCTCTCCGTTCAGCGAAAAACAGGTCCGCAACGGCGTTATTTCTTATGGATTGTCCTCCTACGGGTACGACCTGCGCGTCTCCGACGAGTTCAAAATCTTTACCAACGTCAATAGCGCCATCATTGACCCCAAGAGCTTCGACGAGCGATCCTTCGTCACAGTCGTCGCCGACAGCGTGATCGTCCCGCCCAACTCCTTTGCGCTAGCCCGATCCATCGAGTACTTCAAGATTCCCCGCGACGTCCTGACCATCTGCGTAGGTAAATCGACCTATGCCAGATGCGGTATCATAGTGAATGTGACTCCCTTTGAGCCCGAATGGGAAGGGTTTGTTACGCTCGAGATCTCGAACACCACTCCGTTGCCCGCTAGAATCTACGCAAATGAAGGATTATGTCAGATATTATTCTTTCAGTCAGATGAGACCTGTGAAGTAAGCTACGCGGACCGCAAAGGAAAGTACCAGAATCAAACCGGCATCGTTTTACCGAAGTTGTAAGCGCCTTCCACTTATGGGCGATTGGCGAAAGACCACCTTCGACCGGGGCCAGATACGAGTATTTTGGGGGCTATAGGTTGATGGAAGAGAGCAAGAAAGTCGTGAATCAACAAGTGGGTCTGGTCGCCAACGATCCTTTGCGCATCCTCGGATTGCAGGTCATCCTGTCGGAAGAGGCGCAGGCGAACGTCGTTCCGCTCACGATTCCGGGCGCTCTTCACTCGTTCGAACTCTCTCTCCTCCTGATCGACGTCGATAGCTCGCCGCAGCTCTTCGAGCAGCTCGCCACCTTCCGCCGCCTGCGTCCCGATCTGCGGGTCATCGTGCTCGGCCGCGAAAGCGACCAGGAGTTCGTCCAGCGCGTCATCGGAGCAGGAGCCAAGGGTTATCTCTCGCATGACGCCAAGGAAAGCGACATTCGGCTGTGCATTGAAGTGGTCCGTGACGGCTCGATATGGGCTCCGCGCAAGGTGCTTGCTCGTCTGATCGATGCGTCCGTCACCTCCGCGGCGGCGCCACGCCCCTCGGCCGAATCGAAGTTCACCGAGCGCGAGGGTGAGGTGCTGAACCTCCTCATCGAAGGCCGTCCCAACCGGGACATCGCGATGCTGCTGGGAATCGACGAAGGCACCGTAAAGGCCCACATCAGCCGGCTGATGCGCAAGGTCGGGGTAGGAAACCGCACGGCACTCACGATGCACTTCCTTAGTTCGAGCTCGAACCGACAGGCTAATTAGCCCTTCAAGCTGGTCCAATCTAATGTCATTCTGGTTAACAATCCCTATTACTGAAGTCGGCTGACCTGTGTACTCTTGCCTAATCTCTGCTTACCCCTGAAAGTAATTGGAGCAACACAGACCTGGGAGAGTGGGGTTGTGGG
Protein-coding regions in this window:
- the priA gene encoding replication restart helicase PriA, translating into MPLFCDVALPVPLDQTFTYAVNGAVPTVGARVLVPFSGQRLMGVVLRVHSDPLPEGIEAKPVQQVLDDAPLLPDELMRLATWIASYYVAPLGEVLRGMLPLSAEVKRHLVYRIAEQGRKVLYEGAEKGSSRRSRLTPEEQNREYAVLNYLESGEPAKASALRSATQANKALLDGMVKKKWLLREAIADQRDARRLERIAVLVPEARLPKLNDNQTAILAELAAVGGRMRISDLRALQVPDSTLGTLVKRGLVAIEEVPEAFHMGGIGQHPSKKHAHEHALNEAQMEALSTIAAAMAKGGFQPHLLYGVTGSGKTTVYFAAMQRALDAGHSALLLVPEIGLTPAMTGQLVAAFGAEVALLHSQLTPDERAEQWHRIRRGEARIVVGTRSAVFAPLVKLGLIIVDEEHDSSYKQEETPRYHGRDVAVMRAKFNDATIVLGSATPSLESWSNSEKGRYRRVEMLTRVMNRPLPEVELVDMRAEFQATGQENLFCRRLIEETQATLDRGEQAIILLNRRGYSFVVMCRSCGEKIECENCAISMTFHKPATRTDLHAHPGERLECHYCGFRRSVPKLCPKCNSEHLYYLGAGSQQGEERLQEIFPNARIGRMDRDTVRGRSDMERLLTRLHAGEINLLVGTQMIAKGHDIHGVTLVGVVGADHALGLPDFRAAERVFQLLTQVSGRAGRGDLPGKVLVQTYHPDHYAIQFAAKHDYPAFVAKEMQYRRWMHYPPFSVLANVLIQSDKLEEATGWSATLGGWFQKTSFDKVRILGPAAAPIVRLKRIYRYHFVLKAEKRQTLGEVLRRMLAFADAQGIPRRSILVDVDAVHLM
- a CDS encoding HU family DNA-binding protein; protein product: MIKQDLIQRVVDRTGLPKTKAEAAVDAIFDTMKQSLIAGDRIELRGFGVFTVKPRKTGIGRNPRTGAEVTIAPGKAVRFKPGKELHLLD
- the dcd gene encoding dCTP deaminase, coding for MAIKSDRWIRQQATEHGMISPFSEKQVRNGVISYGLSSYGYDLRVSDEFKIFTNVNSAIIDPKSFDERSFVTVVADSVIVPPNSFALARSIEYFKIPRDVLTICVGKSTYARCGIIVNVTPFEPEWEGFVTLEISNTTPLPARIYANEGLCQILFFQSDETCEVSYADRKGKYQNQTGIVLPKL
- a CDS encoding response regulator transcription factor gives rise to the protein MNQQVGLVANDPLRILGLQVILSEEAQANVVPLTIPGALHSFELSLLLIDVDSSPQLFEQLATFRRLRPDLRVIVLGRESDQEFVQRVIGAGAKGYLSHDAKESDIRLCIEVVRDGSIWAPRKVLARLIDASVTSAAAPRPSAESKFTEREGEVLNLLIEGRPNRDIAMLLGIDEGTVKAHISRLMRKVGVGNRTALTMHFLSSSSNRQAN